A genomic region of Halomonas aestuarii contains the following coding sequences:
- a CDS encoding Na+/H+ antiporter NhaC family protein, with the protein MSHSPSGSKAHPIGFGSATKGGLIFLVVVLIASLSNVALVDGDDYGLYSLLPTAVVLGMAILTRRTIESLLAGTLVGLLMIDPTSVITRGSDILLGVLGNDTVTWIILVCGLFGSLIALLVKTGGVLSFGDTMARRIHTRHHSLLATWFLGLVIFVDDYLNALTISASMKKITDRFNISREKLAYIVDSTAAPICILVPFSTWAVFFAGLLEENDVTGNGMGLYIEAIPYMFYAWVAAAIVPLVALGWIPDIGPMKTAEARAAGGQVIPQGVNDTTLEVDEDKPRPHLLNFLLPIATLIFFTWYFEIDILRGVIVALAVMLVLIGSQRLLSFHDTFDTALDGFKAMIMPLGTLVAGFTLKEVNDVLGLTDFVIATVQPLMTPGMLPAVVFVTMAFLAFATGSFWGLFAVALPIVLPLASSIDANMPLVVGALISASAFGSHACFYGDSTVLSAQGSGCTPMAHALTQLPYVLIAAAIATVVFLMVGHL; encoded by the coding sequence ATGTCACACTCTCCTTCGGGCTCGAAGGCCCACCCCATAGGCTTCGGCAGCGCCACTAAGGGTGGCCTGATATTTCTCGTTGTCGTGCTGATTGCCAGCCTAAGCAACGTCGCACTCGTCGACGGCGACGACTATGGCCTCTACAGCCTGCTACCAACCGCAGTGGTACTGGGCATGGCCATCCTCACCCGACGCACCATCGAGTCGCTGCTGGCCGGCACCCTGGTCGGCCTGCTGATGATCGACCCGACCTCCGTGATCACTCGGGGCTCGGACATCCTGCTCGGGGTGCTCGGCAACGACACCGTCACCTGGATCATCCTGGTCTGCGGCCTGTTCGGCAGCCTGATCGCCCTGCTGGTCAAGACCGGCGGGGTGCTCAGCTTCGGCGACACCATGGCCCGGCGCATCCACACCAGGCACCACAGCCTGCTGGCCACCTGGTTCCTGGGCCTGGTCATCTTCGTCGACGACTACCTGAATGCCCTGACCATCAGCGCCTCGATGAAGAAGATCACCGACCGTTTCAACATCTCCAGGGAGAAGCTCGCCTACATCGTCGACTCCACGGCCGCCCCGATCTGCATCCTGGTGCCCTTCTCCACCTGGGCAGTGTTCTTCGCCGGTCTGCTGGAGGAGAACGACGTCACCGGCAACGGCATGGGACTGTACATCGAGGCCATTCCCTACATGTTCTATGCCTGGGTGGCCGCCGCCATCGTGCCGCTGGTGGCACTCGGCTGGATACCCGACATCGGTCCGATGAAGACCGCCGAGGCCCGTGCCGCGGGGGGACAAGTCATCCCTCAGGGCGTCAACGACACTACCCTGGAAGTGGACGAGGACAAGCCCCGCCCCCACCTGCTGAACTTCCTGCTGCCCATCGCCACCCTGATCTTCTTCACCTGGTACTTCGAGATCGACATCCTGCGCGGGGTCATCGTGGCGCTGGCCGTGATGCTCGTGCTGATCGGGAGCCAGCGCCTGCTGAGCTTCCATGACACCTTCGATACCGCTCTCGACGGCTTCAAGGCCATGATCATGCCCCTCGGCACCCTGGTCGCCGGCTTCACCCTCAAGGAAGTCAACGACGTCCTGGGCCTGACCGACTTCGTCATCGCGACGGTGCAACCGCTGATGACCCCGGGAATGCTGCCGGCGGTGGTCTTCGTGACGATGGCCTTCCTGGCCTTCGCTACCGGTTCCTTCTGGGGGCTTTTCGCCGTGGCCCTACCCATCGTGCTGCCGCTGGCCTCCAGCATCGACGCCAACATGCCGCTGGTGGTGGGGGCGCTGATCTCGGCCAGTGCCTTCGGCAGCCATGCCTGCTTCTACGGTGATTCCACCGTGCTCTCCGCCCAGGGCAGCGGATGCACGCCCATGGCCCACGCCCTGACCCAACTGCCCTATGTGCTGATTGCCGCGGCCATCGCCACTGTTGTATTCCTGATGGTCGGCCACCTGTGA
- the aguA gene encoding agmatine deiminase: MTTQPHDGAAKGAAPITPAAQGFAMPAEFAPHDACWMLWPQRPDTWRYGAKPAQQAFIEVATAIAQSETVLVGVNDDQYENARIQLPRQVRVVELSSNDAWMRDVGPTFLTHPDGRLAMVDWEFNAWGGLDGGLYFPWDKDRRIRTKIAEMLGVARFTVPVMLEGGAIHVDGEGTLITTEECLLNVNRNPDLTRDGMEQVLRDTLGVERILWLPRGCYMDETDGHIDNLCCFVAPGEVALNWCDDPDDPQYAISREALAILEAAVDARGRTLKIHKLPQPGPLYIAEDEASGIDRLRHSHPRRPGDRMAASYVNFYIGNEVVVMPLLDPARDDAAREILQALFPTRRVVGVPAREILLGGGNIHCITQQQPRCR, from the coding sequence ATGACGACACAGCCCCATGACGGCGCCGCGAAGGGCGCCGCGCCTATCACCCCGGCCGCTCAGGGCTTTGCCATGCCGGCCGAGTTCGCCCCCCACGACGCCTGCTGGATGCTGTGGCCGCAGCGTCCCGACACCTGGCGCTATGGCGCCAAGCCGGCCCAGCAGGCGTTCATCGAGGTGGCGACGGCCATCGCCCAGAGCGAGACGGTGTTAGTCGGCGTCAATGACGACCAGTACGAGAACGCCCGAATCCAGCTGCCCCGCCAGGTGCGAGTGGTGGAGCTGTCGAGCAATGACGCCTGGATGCGCGACGTGGGCCCCACCTTCCTGACCCATCCTGACGGCCGCCTGGCCATGGTGGACTGGGAGTTCAATGCCTGGGGCGGCCTCGACGGTGGCCTCTACTTCCCCTGGGACAAGGACCGTCGTATCCGCACCAAGATCGCCGAGATGCTGGGGGTGGCACGCTTCACGGTGCCAGTGATGCTCGAGGGCGGCGCCATCCACGTGGACGGCGAGGGCACCCTGATCACCACAGAGGAGTGCCTGCTCAACGTCAATCGCAACCCCGACCTGACCAGGGACGGGATGGAGCAGGTACTGCGTGACACCCTGGGCGTGGAACGCATCCTGTGGCTCCCGCGGGGCTGCTACATGGACGAGACCGACGGGCACATCGACAACCTTTGCTGTTTCGTCGCGCCCGGCGAGGTGGCCCTGAACTGGTGCGACGACCCGGACGATCCTCAGTACGCCATCTCCCGGGAGGCGCTCGCGATACTGGAGGCCGCGGTGGATGCTCGCGGCCGGACGCTCAAGATCCACAAGCTGCCCCAGCCAGGACCACTCTACATCGCCGAGGACGAGGCCAGCGGCATCGACCGCCTGCGCCATTCCCACCCGCGGCGTCCCGGCGACCGCATGGCCGCCTCCTACGTGAACTTCTACATCGGCAACGAGGTGGTGGTGATGCCGCTGCTCGACCCGGCCCGCGACGATGCGGCCCGAGAGATCCTGCAGGCCCTCTTTCCGACGCGCCGGGTGGTCGGTGTGCCGGCCAGGGAGATACTGCTCGGCGGCGGCAATATCCACTGCATCACCCAGCAGCAGCCGCGCTGCCGGTGA
- a CDS encoding LLM class flavin-dependent oxidoreductase, with the protein MSRLADTPLSVLDLAPIREGGTIADTFRESVDLARCAERLGFTRYWLAEHHGIEGIASAATAVLIGHVAGATERIRVGSGGIMLPNHPPLVVAEQFGTLETLYPGRIDLGLGRAPGSDGATMAALRRDPHAGVDDFPRRLAELKGYLDDEQPGQRVRAVPGQGTRVPLWLLGSSDFSARLAAREGLPFAFAAQFAPARLLEALRLYRDNFRPSAVLDRPHAMVGLPVIAADSDLQAEYLASTARRKFLGLIRGTRTRALPPVDELDWSPMEQAQVEQFLGAAVIGGPETVHEGLERFLAETGADELMLNTDVYAAEDRLRSYEIVARLWRS; encoded by the coding sequence ATGTCCCGACTCGCCGACACGCCCCTGTCCGTGCTCGACCTGGCCCCGATCCGCGAGGGCGGCACCATCGCCGATACCTTCCGCGAGAGCGTGGACCTGGCCCGATGCGCCGAGCGGCTCGGCTTCACCCGCTACTGGCTCGCCGAGCACCACGGCATCGAGGGCATCGCCAGCGCCGCCACCGCGGTGCTGATCGGCCACGTAGCCGGCGCCACCGAACGCATCCGGGTGGGCAGCGGCGGCATCATGCTGCCCAACCACCCGCCCCTGGTGGTCGCAGAGCAGTTCGGCACCCTGGAGACACTCTATCCCGGGCGCATCGACCTGGGACTGGGGCGCGCACCGGGGTCCGACGGCGCGACCATGGCCGCCCTGCGTCGCGACCCCCATGCCGGGGTCGACGACTTCCCGCGACGCCTGGCCGAGCTCAAGGGCTACCTCGACGACGAGCAGCCGGGCCAGCGAGTGCGCGCCGTCCCCGGCCAGGGCACCCGTGTGCCGCTGTGGCTGCTCGGCTCGAGCGACTTCAGCGCCCGCCTGGCGGCCCGCGAGGGGCTGCCCTTCGCCTTCGCCGCCCAGTTCGCCCCGGCCCGGCTGCTCGAGGCGCTCAGGCTCTACCGCGACAACTTCCGGCCCTCGGCGGTGCTGGACCGGCCCCACGCCATGGTCGGCCTGCCGGTGATCGCCGCCGACAGCGACCTCCAGGCCGAGTACCTGGCCTCCACGGCTCGCCGCAAGTTCCTGGGACTGATCCGCGGCACACGCACCAGGGCCCTGCCGCCGGTGGACGAGCTGGACTGGTCCCCCATGGAGCAGGCCCAGGTGGAGCAGTTCCTGGGCGCCGCCGTGATCGGCGGACCCGAGACCGTGCATGAGGGCCTGGAGCGCTTCCTTGCTGAGACCGGCGCCGACGAGCTGATGCTCAACACCGATGTCTACGCCGCCGAGGACCGGCTGAGAAGCTACGAGATCGTCGCCCGGCTGTGGCGCTCATGA
- a CDS encoding AzlC family ABC transporter permease, with the protein MTSEPALRPTLGHLVNGFRRMAPLSLFVIVFGLAFGVAALQQGLSALEALLMSGLVFAGAAQFATLDLWGDTIPLLPLVAITLAINARHLLMGATFYPHLRHLPAGRRYASLILLSDANWAMAMADGSPAARLGTLVGGGLALWSTWMIGTGLGVAFGSGISEPGRFGLDAIMGCFLLAMLVGDKRDPSVLLPWCIAALAALAAMAWLPPHTHVIVGALAGGLAGLLLPHRREDA; encoded by the coding sequence ATGACCTCCGAGCCGGCCCTGCGGCCGACCCTGGGGCACCTCGTCAACGGCTTTCGCCGCATGGCGCCGCTGTCGCTGTTCGTGATCGTCTTCGGCCTGGCCTTCGGTGTCGCGGCCCTGCAGCAGGGACTCTCGGCGCTTGAGGCCCTGCTGATGAGCGGACTGGTGTTCGCCGGGGCGGCCCAGTTCGCCACCCTGGACCTGTGGGGCGACACCATCCCGCTGCTGCCGCTGGTGGCCATCACCCTGGCCATCAATGCCCGTCACCTGCTGATGGGCGCCACCTTCTACCCGCACCTGCGTCACCTGCCGGCAGGACGGCGCTACGCCAGCCTGATCCTGCTCAGCGATGCCAACTGGGCCATGGCCATGGCCGACGGCTCGCCCGCCGCCCGCCTGGGGACCCTGGTGGGCGGGGGCCTGGCCCTGTGGAGCACCTGGATGATCGGCACCGGCCTCGGCGTGGCCTTCGGCAGCGGCATCAGCGAGCCCGGCCGCTTCGGCCTCGACGCCATCATGGGCTGCTTCCTGCTGGCCATGCTGGTGGGCGACAAGCGCGACCCGAGCGTGCTGCTGCCCTGGTGCATCGCCGCCCTGGCCGCCCTGGCGGCGATGGCCTGGCTGCCGCCGCACACCCACGTGATCGTGGGGGCGCTGGCGGGCGGCCTGGCGGGGCTACTGCTGCCACACCGGCGGGAGGACGCATGA